In a single window of the Streptacidiphilus sp. P02-A3a genome:
- a CDS encoding CbiQ family ECF transporter T component has protein sequence MRTPPPTRHLHPGAWWLWALGLATAASRTTNPLLLLLIAAVAGHVVAARRTDAPWAHAYGVFLRLGLLVLLIRMVFFAVLGSDIPGTHVLVTLPRVPLPDWAHGVQIGGPVSLEGLLFAFYQALMLAVLLVCVGAANALANPARLLRSLPGALYEVGVAVVVALTFARNLVSDVQRLRAARRLRGRTERGARALLTIGIPVLESALERSVSLAAAMDTRGFGRTADVPAAVRRTTAALTLTGLLGVCVAAYGLLGADGTAWALPLLAAGVVAAVAGLLLGGRRAVRSRYRPDPWALREWLVAGSGVAVAAVMLSLGPSFTDALNSPVVPLAVPSLPLLPAVAVLAGLLPAVAAPHPPRRPPAAPRPKGNR, from the coding sequence ATGCGCACGCCGCCGCCCACCAGGCACCTCCATCCGGGTGCCTGGTGGCTGTGGGCCCTCGGGCTGGCGACGGCCGCCTCCCGCACCACCAACCCGCTGCTCCTGCTGCTGATCGCGGCCGTCGCGGGCCACGTGGTGGCGGCCCGCAGGACCGACGCGCCGTGGGCCCACGCCTACGGCGTCTTCCTCAGGCTGGGCCTGCTGGTGCTGCTGATCCGGATGGTGTTCTTCGCCGTCCTCGGCTCGGACATCCCCGGCACCCACGTCCTGGTCACCCTGCCCCGGGTGCCGCTGCCCGACTGGGCGCACGGCGTGCAGATCGGCGGGCCGGTCAGCCTCGAAGGGCTGCTGTTCGCGTTCTACCAGGCGCTGATGCTGGCCGTGCTGCTGGTCTGCGTGGGCGCCGCCAACGCCCTGGCCAACCCGGCCAGGCTGCTCCGCTCGCTGCCCGGCGCGCTGTACGAGGTCGGGGTCGCGGTGGTGGTCGCGCTCACCTTCGCGCGGAACCTGGTGTCCGACGTGCAGCGGCTGCGCGCCGCCCGCCGCCTGCGCGGACGCACCGAGCGCGGCGCGAGAGCACTGCTCACCATCGGGATCCCCGTTCTCGAAAGCGCGCTGGAACGTTCCGTCAGCCTGGCCGCCGCGATGGACACCCGGGGCTTCGGCCGCACCGCCGACGTCCCCGCCGCCGTCCGCCGGACCACCGCCGCGCTGACGCTCACCGGGCTGCTCGGCGTCTGCGTCGCCGCCTACGGGCTGCTCGGCGCGGACGGCACCGCCTGGGCGCTGCCGCTGCTGGCCGCCGGGGTGGTCGCCGCCGTCGCCGGACTGCTGCTCGGCGGGCGGCGGGCGGTGCGCAGCCGCTACCGCCCCGACCCGTGGGCGCTGCGGGAGTGGCTGGTCGCGGGCTCGGGCGTGGCGGTGGCGGCGGTCATGCTGTCGCTGGGCCCCTCGTTCACCGACGCGCTGAACTCGCCGGTGGTACCGCTGGCCGTCCCCTCGCTGCCGCTGCTCCCGGCGGTGGCGGTGCTGGCGGGGCTGCTCCCGGCGGTCGCCGCGCCGCACCCGCCCCGGCGGCCACCGGCCGCTCCCCGGCCGAAGGGAAACCGATGA
- a CDS encoding steroid 3-ketoacyl-CoA thiolase, which yields MAAEPVIVEAVRTPIGRRGGALANLHPAYLLGETFRELLARTGVQPDVVEQIVSGTVTHAGEQAMNPARTAWLAMGLPYEVAATTVDCQCGSSQQANHMVANMVQAGVVDVGIACGVESMSRVPLGSASAHGPGRPFPDEWNVDLPNQFEAAERIARRRGLTRADVDRLGLESQRRAAQAWAEERFKRETYAVQVPTTEAEQLAGQGMWRLFDRDEGLRDTSAEALAGLRPVMPTAIHTAGNASQISDGAAAVMWASRRAARALGLTPRARIVAQAVVGTDPHFHLDGPIDATRAVLGKAGMRLSDMDLVEINEAFASVVLSWAQVMDADLDRVNVNGGAIALGHPVGSTGARLITTALHELERTGKEFALVTMCAGGALATATILQRL from the coding sequence ATGGCCGCTGAACCCGTCATCGTCGAAGCAGTTCGCACCCCCATCGGCAGGCGCGGAGGGGCCCTCGCCAACCTCCATCCCGCCTACCTGCTCGGGGAGACCTTCCGCGAACTGCTGGCCCGCACCGGCGTCCAGCCGGACGTGGTCGAGCAGATCGTCAGCGGGACGGTCACCCACGCGGGCGAGCAGGCGATGAACCCGGCGCGCACCGCCTGGCTGGCCATGGGCCTGCCGTACGAGGTGGCGGCGACCACCGTCGACTGCCAGTGCGGCTCCTCGCAGCAGGCCAACCACATGGTCGCCAACATGGTGCAGGCCGGGGTGGTCGACGTCGGCATCGCCTGCGGGGTCGAGTCGATGAGCCGGGTGCCGCTCGGCAGCGCCTCGGCCCACGGGCCGGGACGGCCCTTCCCGGACGAGTGGAACGTGGACCTGCCGAACCAGTTTGAGGCCGCCGAGCGGATCGCCCGGCGGCGCGGCCTGACCCGCGCCGACGTGGACCGGCTGGGCCTGGAGTCGCAGCGGCGCGCCGCCCAGGCCTGGGCGGAGGAGCGCTTCAAGCGGGAGACCTACGCGGTACAGGTGCCCACCACCGAGGCCGAGCAGCTGGCCGGGCAGGGCATGTGGCGGCTGTTCGACCGGGACGAGGGGCTGCGCGACACCTCGGCCGAGGCGCTGGCCGGGCTGCGGCCGGTGATGCCGACCGCCATCCACACCGCCGGGAACGCCTCGCAGATCTCGGACGGCGCGGCGGCCGTGATGTGGGCCTCGCGCCGCGCCGCGCGCGCCCTCGGACTGACCCCGCGCGCCCGCATCGTCGCCCAGGCGGTGGTCGGCACCGATCCGCACTTCCACCTCGACGGGCCGATCGACGCGACCCGCGCGGTGCTCGGCAAGGCCGGGATGCGGCTGTCCGACATGGACCTGGTCGAGATCAACGAGGCCTTCGCCTCGGTGGTGCTGTCCTGGGCCCAGGTCATGGACGCGGACCTGGACCGGGTGAACGTCAACGGCGGCGCGATCGCGCTGGGCCACCCGGTGGGCTCCACCGGAGCCCGGCTGATCACCACCGCGCTGCACGAACTGGAGCGCACCGGAAAGGAGTTCGCGCTGGTCACGATGTGCGCCGGGGGAGCGCTGGCGACGGCGACCATCCTGCAGCGGCTGTGA
- a CDS encoding ECF transporter S component: MTASARITAGARSTTGADLARPVPVGRRSTALLLLTAVIGVVAFGWPLLAAPGSGLAHSGDAPWLFAGLLPLLLAVVVAQLSEGRVTSGGQAGLEAKSVALLGVLAAAGAALRPLGAGTAGLEPQFFLMVLSGRVLGPGFGFVLGNVSMFASALLTGGVGPWLPFQMLAMGWVCLGAGLLPGPGTLRGRRELWLLAVYGALSAELYALVMDLQGWPYIAGLGSGISFVPGGSLRTNLLRFLTYHLTTGMAWNITRSTLTAVLCLSLGRPLLHALRRASRRAAFDAPIAFVPPTEPAAPAAPPEPGG, encoded by the coding sequence ATGACCGCCAGCGCCCGGATCACCGCCGGGGCCCGGTCGACCACCGGCGCCGACCTGGCCCGGCCGGTCCCGGTGGGCCGCCGCTCCACCGCCCTGCTGCTGCTCACCGCCGTGATCGGGGTGGTCGCCTTCGGCTGGCCGCTGCTGGCCGCGCCCGGCTCCGGCCTGGCCCACTCCGGCGACGCCCCGTGGCTGTTCGCGGGCCTGCTGCCGCTGCTGCTGGCGGTGGTGGTGGCGCAGCTCAGCGAGGGCCGGGTGACCAGCGGCGGCCAGGCCGGTCTGGAGGCGAAGTCGGTCGCGCTGCTCGGGGTGCTGGCCGCCGCCGGGGCGGCGCTGCGACCGCTGGGCGCGGGCACCGCCGGTCTCGAACCGCAGTTCTTCCTGATGGTGCTGTCCGGGCGGGTACTCGGGCCCGGCTTCGGCTTCGTCCTCGGCAACGTCTCGATGTTCGCCTCCGCCCTGCTCACCGGCGGGGTCGGCCCGTGGCTGCCGTTCCAGATGCTGGCCATGGGCTGGGTCTGCCTCGGCGCCGGGCTGCTCCCGGGCCCCGGCACCCTGCGCGGACGCCGCGAGCTGTGGCTGCTGGCGGTCTACGGCGCGCTCTCGGCCGAGCTGTACGCGCTGGTGATGGACCTCCAGGGCTGGCCCTACATCGCGGGCCTGGGCAGCGGCATCTCCTTCGTCCCCGGCGGCTCGCTGCGGACCAACCTGCTCCGCTTCCTCACGTACCACCTGACCACCGGCATGGCCTGGAACATCACCCGGAGCACGCTGACCGCCGTGCTCTGCCTCAGCCTGGGCCGCCCGCTGCTGCACGCGCTGCGCCGGGCCTCCCGCCGGGCCGCCTTCGACGCCCCGATCGCGTTCGTCCCCCCGACTGAACCGGCCGCGCCGGCCGCGCCCCCGGAGCCCGGCGGCTGA
- a CDS encoding cytochrome P450, whose amino-acid sequence MTCPALPEGFDFTDPDVNQARVPLPEFAALRRTEPVRWIPQRPGTTGFDDGGYWAVTRHADVKEVSVHPETFSSAANTAIIRFHPDIDRAGIDGQRVMMLNMDPPEHTRLRQIVQRGFTPRAVNALKGALRDRAEHIVAEARERGSGDFVRDIACELPLQAIAELIGVPQQDRARIFEWTNRMVSYDDPELSVTPQAGTESAMELMMYAMGIAEERKRCPAHDIVTQLVGAEGQGNLGSDEFGFFVLLLAVAGNETTRNATSHGIHALLTRPEQWRLYRERRPATAADEIVRWATPVMSFQRTATRDVELGGARIREGQRVGIFYSSANNDPTVFDRPEEFDILRDPNPHLGFGGGGPHFCLGANLARLELDLVFNAIADAVPGIRLAGEPRRLRSAWLNGIKELPVEYV is encoded by the coding sequence ATGACCTGCCCCGCGCTGCCCGAAGGCTTCGACTTCACCGATCCGGACGTCAACCAGGCCCGGGTCCCGCTCCCCGAGTTCGCCGCGCTGCGCCGGACCGAACCGGTGCGCTGGATACCCCAGCGCCCGGGCACCACCGGCTTCGACGACGGCGGCTACTGGGCGGTGACCCGGCACGCCGACGTGAAGGAGGTGTCGGTCCACCCGGAGACCTTCTCCTCCGCCGCCAACACCGCGATCATCCGCTTCCACCCCGACATCGACCGCGCCGGTATCGACGGGCAGCGGGTGATGATGCTCAACATGGACCCGCCCGAGCACACCCGGCTGCGGCAGATCGTCCAGCGCGGCTTCACCCCGCGCGCCGTCAACGCGCTCAAGGGCGCCCTGCGCGACCGCGCCGAGCACATCGTCGCCGAGGCCCGGGAGCGCGGCAGCGGTGACTTCGTCCGCGACATCGCCTGCGAGCTGCCGCTCCAGGCGATCGCCGAGCTGATCGGGGTACCGCAGCAGGACCGCGCCCGGATCTTCGAGTGGACCAACCGGATGGTCTCCTACGACGACCCCGAGCTCTCGGTCACCCCGCAGGCCGGAACCGAGTCCGCGATGGAACTGATGATGTACGCCATGGGCATCGCCGAGGAGCGCAAGCGCTGTCCGGCGCACGACATCGTCACCCAGCTGGTCGGCGCCGAGGGGCAGGGCAACCTCGGCTCGGACGAGTTCGGCTTCTTCGTGCTGCTGCTCGCCGTCGCCGGGAACGAGACCACCCGCAACGCCACCAGCCACGGCATCCACGCCCTGCTCACCCGCCCCGAGCAGTGGCGGCTCTACCGGGAGCGCCGCCCGGCCACCGCCGCCGACGAGATCGTCCGCTGGGCCACCCCGGTGATGTCCTTCCAGCGCACCGCCACCCGGGACGTCGAACTGGGCGGCGCGAGGATCCGCGAGGGGCAGCGGGTCGGCATCTTCTACAGCTCCGCCAACAACGACCCCACGGTGTTCGACCGGCCCGAGGAGTTCGACATCCTCCGCGACCCCAACCCGCACCTCGGCTTCGGCGGCGGCGGACCGCACTTCTGCCTCGGCGCCAACCTCGCCCGGCTGGAGCTGGACCTGGTCTTCAACGCCATCGCCGACGCCGTCCCCGGCATCCGGCTCGCGGGCGAGCCCCGGCGGCTGCGCTCCGCCTGGCTGAACGGCATCAAGGAGCTGCCGGTCGAGTACGTCTGA
- a CDS encoding ABC transporter ATP-binding protein, translating into MITFEQVSVSYPDAPAPALSGVDLTVPEGELCLLVGPSGAGKSTLLGAVSGLVPHFTGGVLHGRVTVAGRDTRSHRPRDLADVVGTVGQDPQAHFVTDTVEDELAYGMESLGLAADVMRRRVEETLDLLGLAELRDRPLSTLSGGQQQRVAIGSVLTVHPKVLVLDEPTSALDPGAAEEVLAVLQRLVHDLGTTVLLAEHRLERVVQYADQVILLPGGGRAPVCGAPAEVMAASPVHPPVVALGLVAGWSPLPLSVRDARRRAAPLRTRLAEAAARAEARAGAETATPAARRPGTQPVATVSGLGVRRDAVEALRRVDLRLHPGEITALMGRNGSGKSTLLGSLVGLHAPGSGRIEVGGLTPHRVKPVALLPHVGLVPQEPRDLLYCDSVSAECAAADRDTGSAPGSCRALVERLLPGIADGVHPRDLSEGQRLTLALAVILTARPALILLDEPTRGLDYAAKARLVDILRELAEQRHAILMATHDVELAAELAHRTVIIAEGELVADGPTAEVVLSSPAFAPQVAKILSPEPWLTVRQVTAALREELR; encoded by the coding sequence ATGATCACCTTCGAACAGGTCTCCGTCAGCTACCCGGACGCCCCCGCTCCGGCCCTCAGCGGGGTCGACCTCACCGTGCCCGAGGGCGAGCTCTGCCTGCTGGTGGGGCCCTCCGGCGCGGGCAAGTCCACCCTGCTCGGCGCGGTCAGCGGACTGGTGCCGCACTTCACCGGCGGGGTGCTGCACGGCCGGGTCACCGTCGCCGGACGCGACACCCGCAGCCACCGTCCGCGCGACCTGGCCGACGTGGTCGGCACCGTCGGGCAGGACCCGCAGGCGCACTTCGTCACCGACACCGTCGAGGACGAACTCGCCTACGGCATGGAGTCGCTGGGCCTGGCCGCGGACGTGATGCGGCGCCGGGTCGAGGAGACGCTGGACCTGCTCGGCCTCGCCGAACTGCGGGACCGGCCGCTGTCCACGCTCTCCGGCGGGCAGCAGCAGCGGGTCGCCATCGGCTCGGTACTGACCGTGCATCCCAAGGTGCTGGTGCTGGACGAGCCCACCTCCGCGCTGGACCCGGGCGCGGCCGAGGAGGTGCTGGCGGTCCTGCAACGGCTGGTGCACGACCTCGGCACCACCGTGCTGCTGGCGGAGCACCGGCTGGAGCGGGTGGTGCAGTACGCCGACCAGGTCATCCTGCTGCCCGGCGGCGGCCGGGCCCCGGTCTGCGGCGCGCCCGCCGAGGTGATGGCGGCCTCCCCGGTGCATCCGCCGGTGGTGGCGCTGGGCCTGGTGGCGGGCTGGTCCCCGCTGCCGCTGTCGGTCCGCGACGCCCGCCGCCGGGCCGCCCCGCTGCGCACCCGGCTCGCCGAGGCCGCGGCCCGCGCCGAGGCACGGGCCGGAGCCGAAACCGCGACCCCGGCGGCACGGCGGCCCGGGACGCAGCCGGTGGCCACGGTCAGCGGGCTCGGCGTGCGCCGGGACGCCGTCGAGGCGCTGCGCCGGGTGGACCTGCGGTTGCACCCGGGCGAGATCACCGCGCTGATGGGCCGCAACGGCTCCGGCAAGTCCACCCTGCTCGGCTCGCTGGTCGGGCTGCACGCGCCCGGCAGCGGCCGGATCGAGGTAGGTGGGCTGACCCCGCACCGGGTGAAGCCGGTCGCCCTGCTGCCGCACGTCGGCCTGGTCCCGCAGGAGCCGCGCGACCTGCTGTACTGCGACAGCGTCAGCGCCGAGTGCGCGGCGGCCGACCGCGACACCGGCTCGGCGCCGGGCAGTTGCCGGGCGCTGGTGGAGCGGCTGCTGCCGGGCATAGCCGACGGCGTCCACCCGCGCGACCTGTCCGAGGGCCAACGGCTCACCCTGGCGCTGGCGGTGATCCTCACCGCCCGCCCGGCGCTGATCCTGCTGGACGAGCCCACCCGGGGCCTGGACTACGCCGCCAAGGCCCGACTGGTTGACATCCTGCGGGAGTTGGCCGAACAGCGACACGCGATTCTGATGGCTACTCATGACGTGGAACTGGCAGCCGAGTTGGCACACCGAACGGTGATCATCGCCGAGGGCGAGCTGGTCGCCGACGGGCCCACCGCCGAAGTCGTGCTCTCCTCACCGGCGTTCGCCCCGCAGGTGGCCAAGATACTGAGCCCGGAGCCCTGGCTGACGGTCCGCCAGGTCACCGCGGCGCTGCGGGAGGAGCTCCGATGA